A stretch of the Malus domestica chromosome 08, GDT2T_hap1 genome encodes the following:
- the LOC103440569 gene encoding uncharacterized protein, with the protein MEKGKGVMGAGRRWAVDLTDNSTSPSSRDFPDPPGFSRASLEQDDSTVSRQKKDAESTWKAQKAWEVAQAPVKNLMMMGFMMWMAGSTVHLFSIGITFSALWQPISALQGVGKVFEPYKDGKVDLIAPKLLFIALNLGGLALGVWKLNTLGLLPTHASDWVSSLPPAQEVEYSGGGILRY; encoded by the exons ATGGAGAAGGGAAAGGGAGTGATGGGAGCAGGTCGGAGATGGGCCGTTGACTTGACTGACAACTCAACGTCCCCTTCTTCCCGCGACTTCCCCGATCCTCCTGGCTTCTCTCGCGCCTCCCTCGAACAG GATGATTCGACTGTGAGTCGCCAGAAGAAGGATGCTGAATCTACTTGGAAAGCTCAG AAAGCTTGGGAAGTTGCACAGGCCCCAGTCAAGAATTTGATGATGATGGGTTTCATGATGTGGATGGCTGGGAGCACGGTGCATTTGTTTAGCATTGGAATTACGTTTTCCGCTCTTTGGCAGCCCATAAGCGCCTTACAGGGTGTAGGGAAGG TTTTTGAGCCCTACAAGGACGGCAAAGTAGATCTTATTGCCCCAAAGTTGCTCTTCATTGCCCTTAATCTGGGGGGTTTAGCACTGGGTGTTTGGAAG CTTAACACTTTGGGGTTGCTTCCTACACATGCATCTGATTGGGTTTCTTCCTTACCCCCTGCTCAG GAGGTTGAGTATTCGGGTGGTGGCATTCTTCGTTATTGA